In Crassostrea angulata isolate pt1a10 chromosome 4, ASM2561291v2, whole genome shotgun sequence, one genomic interval encodes:
- the LOC128182370 gene encoding cyanophycinase-like codes for MDSVLVVFFLLLGACGAFILDDVALPQYYKYGKSLVLVGGALAENNSEIYNAIIEMSGGRGVAKIGIINAASLDPVGGYQYYRDVFLKYGALEANRIPIDVNHTSANADPKVVSLIRRQTGFFFGGGDQQRVIDTLYTQTSQGRMESPALAALRERFNLGAVISGTSAGTECQPNKLMINNGMSYEALRYGVHTTYSEDHPDYLVYNPSGGLGFLDGFIIDAHFSERGREGRLAVLLDETRRQFHISRGFGVDENTALVVTHAESDAITGKVIGQSGVVFIDVTHAHHDPHSIYYSISNVLFHYLTNGDQIGLRNLNISFSPRKTPMRGHENYDHALTSDDIFYGKHRNSDHKPEFTRAATSVFDSRLDTSTYGDTYESHPTFRVILTRMAYSVGYVERKSSFHTDLTSYENLVVSIAERKQTFQTRVF; via the exons ATGGATTCCGTCCTAGTTGTGTTCTTTCTTCTCCTGGGGGCGTGTGGCGCCTTCATTCTGGACGATGTCGCCCTACCCCAGTACTATAAGTACGGCAAAAGTCTGGTGCTGGTGGGCGGGGCCCTAGCTGAAAATAACAGCGAAATATACAATGCCATTATCGAGATGTCT GGAGGACGGGGCGTTGCTAAGATAGGAATCATAAACGCTGCCAGTTTGGACCCTGTTGGGGGATACCAGTACTACAGGGACGTGTTTCTTAAGTACGGCGCCCTAGAAGCCAACAGAATCCCTATAGACGTCAACCACACCTCTGCGAATGCGGACCCCAAGGTGGTGTCTCTCATACGTCGGCAAACGGGATTTTTCTTCGGTGGCGGGGACCAGCAGAGAGTTATTGACAC ATTATACACCCAGACCTCACAAGGGCGGATGGAATCCCCGGCGCTGGCCGCGCTGAGAGAGCGCTTCAACCTTGGCGCCGTGATTTCTGGGACGAGCGCTGGAACAGAGTGTCAGCCAAACAAACTCATGATTAACA ACGGAATGAGCTATGAAGCGTTGAGATACGGGGTCCATACAACATATTCAGAGGATCATCCAGATTACCTTGTTTACAATCCCAGTGGGGGACTAGGGTTCTTGGATGGATTCATCATCGATGCCCATTTCAG CGAACGAGGTCGGGAAGGACGATTAGCTGTTTTGTTGGACGAGACGCGGCGACAGTTCCACATCTCGCGAGGTTTCGGTGTGGACGAGAATACAGCGTTAGTTGTCACTCATGCCGAATCTGATGCGATAACAGGAAAG GTCATAGGACAAAGCGGCGTGGTATTCATTGATGTTACTCACGCCCACCACGATCCCCATTCTATCTACTACTCAATCAGCAATGTTTTATTCCACTACCTCACGAACGGCGACCAGATAGGACTAAGAAATCTAAACATATCATTCTCCCCCAGGAAAACGCCGATGAGAGGGCATGAGAATTATGACCATGCACTTACATCCGATGACATCTTCTACGGAAAACACAGAAATAGTGACCATAAGCCCGAATTTACTCGAGCTGCGACGAGTGTGTTCGATTCGCGTTTAGACACTTCTACTTATGGGGACACATACGAATCTCATCCAACTTTTCGCGTCATTCTGACACGAATGGCTTATTCCGTTGGATACGTGGAGAGAAAATCCTCATTTCACACCGATTTAACATCCTATGAAAATCTTGTTGTAAGCATCGCAGAGCGAAAACAAACTTTTCAGACAAGAGTATTTTAG